Below is a window of Streptomyces spongiicola DNA.
AGGTCGGGCGCGTTCTGCAGCGACTCCAGGGCCAGGACGGCGTCGAAGGACCCGTCCTCGAACGGCAGCCGCATGTAGTCGCCGTACCCGAAGCCGGCCACGTCGGCGAGGCCCGCGGCCACGGCCCGCTCGCGGGCCCGGTCGAGCTCGTACTCGCTCACCGTCACGCCCGTCACCCGCACGCCGTGGCGGCGGGCCAGATACAGCGACGCCTCACCCGAACCGCACCCGGCATCCAGGACGTGCTCCCCGGGACGCAGGCCCAGGACGTCGGTGACCTTGCGGGTGATGCGGTGGACGGCCTCCGGCAGCGGGGCGTCGTCGTCGCGGTCGTACCAGTACCACATGTGCAACTGGCCGCCGCGGAACTCGTCGCCGATGGGCGCCCGCTCGTCGTAGTGCCTTCCGATCTCCGCAGAGCCCGTCACGTCGAGCATGAACCGTCAACTCCCCTCATGGCGCCACACTCTTCGAGCGGCACGGCGGCCCATC
It encodes the following:
- a CDS encoding SAM-dependent methyltransferase, with translation MLDVTGSAEIGRHYDERAPIGDEFRGGQLHMWYWYDRDDDAPLPEAVHRITRKVTDVLGLRPGEHVLDAGCGSGEASLYLARRHGVRVTGVTVSEYELDRARERAVAAGLADVAGFGYGDYMRLPFEDGSFDAVLALESLQNAPDLGQVLGELFRVLRPGGRLAFSDFSLEKAGAEPERVEQFMTTLKLPVLPTLPQWLSYLRTAGFDVEEYTQCGPRVFGMKSKYLQAAMDRREGVAGKFGEADIAEFSRLHRGFFAPRRDQIGYVVACARKPR